A genomic window from Anthocerotibacter panamensis C109 includes:
- the queG gene encoding tRNA epoxyqueuosine(34) reductase QueG, translating into MDLVQQLKAQALALGFSKVGVALADALGEEAPWLTQWLRAGQHAQMAWMNDPRRQHIQQVLPGVRSVVVVALNYKHSAPSEPPDTAHLSAYTRGRDYHKVLGSRLKQLVRWLTEVAPGHRHRWYVDTGPVSEKVWAAQAGLGWIGKNSLLLTREYGSWVFLGVLLTTLELPPDRSATAHCGTCQRCLVACPTGAILPNAVVDSNRCIAYHTLENPDPELPAGLDLAGWVVGCDLCQTCCPFNTKGPLTELADLQPRPGTSGVPLSTFATMTDEAFDLWSRGMALRRVKAPRLRRNAQHQIRYTQRTVHA; encoded by the coding sequence ATGGACCTGGTCCAACAGCTCAAGGCCCAAGCCCTGGCCCTGGGGTTCTCCAAAGTGGGGGTTGCCCTGGCGGATGCTCTGGGCGAGGAAGCTCCTTGGCTGACGCAATGGCTCAGAGCTGGTCAACACGCGCAGATGGCGTGGATGAACGATCCCCGCCGTCAGCATATCCAACAGGTGCTACCGGGGGTGCGCTCCGTCGTCGTCGTTGCCCTCAATTACAAGCATTCAGCCCCCTCTGAACCGCCCGACACGGCCCACCTCTCCGCCTACACCCGAGGCCGCGACTACCATAAAGTCTTAGGGAGTCGGCTCAAACAGTTGGTCCGCTGGTTGACTGAAGTAGCTCCCGGTCACCGGCACCGCTGGTATGTGGACACCGGTCCGGTCTCAGAAAAAGTTTGGGCAGCACAGGCGGGGTTGGGTTGGATTGGCAAAAATAGCCTCCTACTCACCCGCGAATACGGGTCTTGGGTTTTCTTGGGCGTCCTGCTCACCACGCTCGAATTACCGCCTGACCGCTCTGCGACGGCCCACTGCGGAACCTGCCAACGCTGTCTGGTGGCCTGCCCAACCGGGGCAATCCTGCCCAATGCCGTGGTGGACAGCAACCGCTGCATCGCCTACCACACCCTTGAGAACCCGGACCCGGAGCTACCGGCTGGTCTTGATTTGGCGGGTTGGGTCGTAGGCTGTGATCTCTGCCAGACTTGCTGTCCCTTCAACACCAAAGGTCCCCTGACTGAGCTTGCGGATCTCCAGCCCCGCCCCGGAACCTCGGGGGTCCCGCTCAGTACTTTTGCCACGATGACCGATGAGGCTTTTGACCTATGGAGTCGCGGGATGGCACTGCGTCGGGTCAAAGCCCCGCGCCTGCGCCGCAATGCCCAACACCAAATCCGTTATACCCAGCGCACCGTACATGCGTAA
- the bchH gene encoding magnesium chelatase subunit H → MPRMVLIAGFETFNADLYRKAVSIAQARCSELDIQTFSDRDITQNPEQVAHALDGAQVFLGSLLFDYDQVLWLKEQVAKIPIRLVFESALELMALTRLGRFTLAGSEGMPKPIRFVLDKFSQGREEDRIAGYLGLLNLGPKLLKYIPVQKVQDLRQWLMLYSYWNAGGPENVAALFWTLAQHYLGLSVGEIPGVFTTPDRGLVHPEAPEYFTTPRRYLQWYRHHNPLACSWPAVGILLYRKHVISGQPYIAQLIRHFEQRALLPIPIFINGVEGHQAVRDWLTTPFEQEQRQRGILKTSALSPEAAQVEAIVSTIGFPLVGGPAGSMEAGRQEEVARRILSTKNVPYIVSAPLLVQDIHSWTRRGIGGLQSVILYALPELDGAIDPVPLGGLVGERIYLVPERLERLTARLHAWIALRRTPCAQRRIAIVLYGFPPGFGAAGTAALLNVPQSLLRVLQALQQAGYTVGELPEDGEELIRRIKAADEDDTTPYRVHVYALERWLGYRQIRRILRQWGALTASPIKTRHEEFLLGGVQLGNIWLGVQPPLGLQGDPMRLMFERDLTPHPQYAGFYRWLEEGFQAHAVVHFGMHGTVEWLPGMPLGNTSYCWPDLLLGHLPNLYIYAANNPSESILAKRRGYGVLLSHNVPPYGRAGLYKELITVRDLICEYREDPVSHNALIEVIREQVARSGLERDCPQGEEPFDAYVIRLYGYLQEVENRLFSSGLHTLGQAPTEEQCIAYLSAYFGDRLPPQTIQAVAQGKPAPDHPCLAEALRLKSLLAQTTDELTNLLRGLNGEYIPPAPGGDLLRDGPGVLPTGRNIHALDPYRMPSAGALERGRAIARALLAQHIQQHGRYPETVAVMLWGLDVIKTRGESLGILLELVGAEPLKEGTGRIVRYALKPCTDLDHPRIDILGNLSGIFRDSFANILELLDDLFVRAAALEEPDEQNFIRKHARALVAQGVANPTARLFSNPPGDFGSLVNDRVIQASWESGNDLAQTWEGRNTFSYGRRDRGEARPEVLQALLSSTEHIIQEIDSVEYGITDIQEYYANTGALKRAAEQAQGQKVNASLVESFSPNPTPRPLEEILRLEYRSKLLNPRWAEAMANQGSGGAHEISQRMTALIGWAGTTDFQEGWVYEQASQTYALDPAMAQKLQQANPEAFRNILARMLEAHGRGYWQPDAATIEKLRALYDQSDEVLEGITSPP, encoded by the coding sequence ATGCCTCGGATGGTGCTGATTGCTGGATTTGAGACCTTCAATGCCGACTTGTACCGCAAAGCGGTCAGTATTGCCCAAGCGCGCTGTTCTGAATTGGATATCCAGACTTTTAGCGACCGGGATATCACGCAGAATCCTGAACAGGTAGCCCATGCCCTAGATGGGGCTCAAGTCTTTTTGGGAAGTTTGCTCTTTGACTATGACCAAGTGCTCTGGCTTAAAGAGCAAGTGGCAAAGATTCCAATACGGCTGGTGTTTGAGTCGGCGTTGGAACTGATGGCGCTGACCCGCTTAGGCCGTTTCACCTTGGCTGGTAGCGAGGGTATGCCCAAACCGATACGCTTTGTGCTGGACAAATTTAGTCAGGGGCGCGAGGAAGACCGGATCGCTGGGTATCTGGGCTTGCTCAACCTTGGGCCGAAGTTGCTCAAATACATCCCCGTCCAAAAAGTCCAGGATTTGCGGCAGTGGCTGATGCTCTATAGCTACTGGAATGCTGGGGGACCCGAGAATGTGGCGGCCCTCTTTTGGACTTTAGCCCAGCATTACTTGGGTCTATCGGTTGGCGAGATTCCCGGAGTATTTACCACGCCGGATCGGGGACTGGTACACCCCGAGGCTCCCGAATATTTCACCACTCCCCGACGCTACTTGCAATGGTATCGCCATCACAACCCCCTAGCCTGCTCTTGGCCTGCGGTCGGTATTTTGCTCTATCGCAAGCATGTCATCTCTGGTCAACCCTATATCGCCCAACTGATTCGCCACTTCGAGCAAAGAGCGTTGCTGCCGATACCGATTTTCATTAATGGGGTGGAAGGCCATCAGGCGGTGCGCGACTGGTTGACGACGCCTTTTGAGCAGGAGCAACGGCAACGCGGCATCCTAAAAACTTCGGCGCTATCCCCAGAAGCGGCTCAGGTCGAAGCGATTGTTTCTACCATTGGTTTTCCGTTGGTGGGAGGACCGGCTGGTTCTATGGAAGCCGGACGGCAAGAGGAGGTCGCTCGCCGGATTCTCAGTACCAAAAATGTGCCCTATATCGTCTCTGCTCCGCTGTTGGTGCAGGACATTCACTCTTGGACCCGGCGCGGGATCGGGGGGCTACAGAGCGTTATCCTCTATGCCCTGCCTGAATTGGACGGGGCTATCGACCCGGTGCCCTTGGGCGGGCTGGTGGGCGAGCGGATTTACCTCGTTCCTGAACGGCTGGAGCGGTTGACAGCACGGCTTCATGCTTGGATTGCCCTGCGGCGCACGCCTTGTGCCCAACGGCGGATTGCTATTGTGCTGTACGGCTTTCCGCCCGGTTTTGGGGCGGCAGGGACTGCGGCTCTTTTGAATGTGCCGCAATCTTTGCTGCGTGTGCTCCAAGCTTTACAACAGGCGGGCTACACCGTTGGGGAACTGCCCGAAGACGGCGAAGAACTGATCCGCAGGATCAAGGCTGCCGATGAAGACGACACCACCCCCTATCGCGTCCATGTCTATGCTTTAGAGCGCTGGCTGGGCTATCGGCAGATCCGGCGCATCCTCCGGCAGTGGGGAGCCTTGACGGCTAGCCCAATCAAGACGCGTCACGAGGAATTTTTGTTGGGCGGGGTGCAATTGGGCAATATCTGGCTTGGGGTCCAACCGCCTTTGGGCCTTCAGGGTGACCCGATGCGCCTGATGTTTGAACGGGACCTCACGCCCCATCCGCAGTACGCGGGCTTTTACCGCTGGCTAGAGGAAGGCTTTCAGGCCCATGCTGTCGTCCACTTTGGGATGCATGGCACGGTGGAATGGCTTCCGGGTATGCCTTTGGGCAATACGAGCTATTGCTGGCCCGACTTGCTGCTAGGACATCTGCCCAATCTCTATATCTACGCCGCCAACAACCCCTCCGAGTCAATCCTAGCGAAGCGCCGCGGCTATGGCGTCCTCCTCTCCCACAATGTCCCGCCCTACGGACGGGCAGGGCTCTACAAAGAATTAATAACCGTGCGCGACTTGATCTGCGAGTACCGAGAAGACCCCGTAAGCCATAACGCGCTCATAGAAGTGATCCGCGAACAGGTCGCCCGCAGTGGCTTGGAGCGCGACTGTCCACAGGGCGAGGAACCTTTTGACGCCTACGTGATACGGCTCTACGGCTATTTGCAGGAGGTGGAGAATCGGCTTTTCTCCAGTGGGCTGCATACCTTGGGCCAAGCGCCGACGGAGGAACAGTGCATAGCGTACCTGAGCGCTTATTTTGGTGACCGATTGCCCCCGCAGACGATTCAGGCGGTCGCCCAAGGGAAACCTGCCCCCGACCACCCCTGTCTCGCCGAAGCCCTGCGCCTCAAAAGCCTGCTCGCTCAGACCACCGATGAACTGACCAACTTGCTGCGCGGTCTCAATGGGGAGTACATCCCACCCGCGCCGGGGGGCGATCTCTTGCGCGATGGACCGGGGGTCCTGCCGACGGGCCGCAACATTCACGCCCTCGATCCCTACCGGATGCCTTCTGCGGGTGCTCTAGAACGAGGACGAGCCATTGCCCGCGCCCTCCTAGCCCAGCATATTCAGCAGCACGGGCGGTACCCGGAAACGGTCGCGGTCATGCTTTGGGGGCTGGATGTCATCAAAACCCGAGGCGAATCTCTGGGCATCCTCTTGGAATTGGTCGGGGCAGAACCGCTCAAAGAGGGCACCGGACGGATTGTACGCTACGCCTTAAAACCCTGCACAGACCTAGACCATCCCCGCATCGATATCTTGGGGAATTTGTCGGGTATCTTCCGGGATAGCTTCGCTAATATTCTCGAACTGCTAGACGATTTGTTTGTCCGCGCTGCCGCTCTTGAAGAGCCGGACGAGCAAAACTTTATCCGCAAGCACGCCCGAGCCCTCGTAGCCCAAGGCGTAGCCAACCCCACTGCCCGCCTTTTCTCCAATCCACCGGGGGATTTCGGGTCCTTGGTCAATGACCGGGTCATCCAGGCTAGTTGGGAATCCGGGAACGACCTTGCTCAGACGTGGGAAGGCCGCAACACCTTCAGCTATGGTCGCCGGGACCGGGGAGAAGCCCGCCCTGAAGTCCTCCAAGCGCTCTTGTCGAGCACCGAGCATATCATCCAGGAAATTGACTCAGTCGAATACGGCATCACCGATATCCAAGAATACTACGCCAACACCGGAGCGCTCAAACGCGCCGCAGAACAAGCACAGGGTCAAAAAGTCAACGCCAGCCTTGTCGAGAGCTTCAGCCCCAACCCGACCCCACGCCCCCTAGAAGAGATCCTGCGCTTGGAGTACCGCAGCAAACTGCTCAATCCCCGTTGGGCTGAAGCCATGGCTAATCAAGGTTCTGGGGGTGCCCACGAAATCTCGCAACGCATGACCGCCCTCATCGGTTGGGCCGGGACCACGGATTTCCAGGAGGGTTGGGTCTATGAACAGGCTAGTCAGACCTACGCCCTCGACCCCGCCATGGCCCAAAAGCTCCAACAAGCCAACCCCGAAGCCTTCCGCAATATTCTCGCCCGGATGCTGGAAGCCCATGGTCGCGGCTATTGGCAACCCGATGCAGCCACGATAGAGAAACTCCGCGCCCTCTACGACCAATCCGATGAAGTCCTCGAAGGAATCACAAGCCCGCCTTGA
- a CDS encoding YncE family protein — translation MQVLQRYNRLRLAPGLAAALLALLALGPVQAAATTAYILNSTANELTRTDTSTGQNLGAPLTMPIDSAFHNIVETRSGLLVIGSGKQITLVEPNGWSIQATIDIPRAVLPNTDSDNTLVLEAAENAGGNTLFGLGYALTSDRVYAGITTAKGESFIYQINPSDQSIRLLAALPPQIRKPQDLVVSADGLRVYVSGLRYVPEPAAQVWPVNPANGGVGSPLGTAYDPARPQLSLSEDGNRLYLIAADDSVITVNTRTNSAIGRLNIDQGKIVRIRGAADNRNLWVSTREPDQVVLWDPLGENAPINRPLERPPLDIAATPDQKQLFILGDSEKQPYLETLEPKGTAFEPRHRAKQVAGVRRVFLAEGTRSSFVRSGLKRVAVLGFETQIQQGVELPDLSAVISGDLMWTRQYEIIPPLQVNSVLSALDLTPQQVRNSPEVVRQIMQGLNADVLIVGEPVKIEIPSRTLESLLSLVGGLFLGFPLPLGQINVPRVLTKAQAYDPQGGVVWKADVTNFDPGFLQGKSDILLINNSLIISAHDIANRFSDGVYDKVKSKTLSSDPPPLVQKRSALDHIHTIAIFGPDADLSTSDPNKPSESLGAVLAEQMRTQLGWQAVTPDETRQRLQQLGIDPAQVLSTDPRLLASLLGVDAICLGIVRGSTFYTGSIINIGIGTTADVVIQYQIVTAKGDLAWQDIQVTNVPGYIVDERTTAARKAADLMITKLKTATQPVPVVAAPQPAEPNSPKASSK, via the coding sequence GTGCAGGTTTTACAACGCTACAACCGTCTGCGGCTAGCTCCCGGACTTGCGGCGGCCCTGCTGGCCCTATTGGCCTTGGGGCCGGTTCAGGCAGCGGCGACCACCGCCTATATTCTGAACTCCACTGCCAACGAACTGACCCGGACTGACACGAGCACCGGCCAAAACCTGGGCGCCCCACTCACGATGCCTATCGACTCGGCGTTTCACAATATTGTCGAGACGCGCTCCGGTCTGCTTGTCATCGGTTCGGGTAAACAAATTACCCTGGTTGAGCCCAACGGCTGGAGTATCCAAGCCACCATTGATATTCCCCGAGCGGTCCTCCCCAATACGGACAGCGACAACACCTTGGTCCTGGAGGCTGCTGAGAATGCGGGGGGGAATACCCTCTTTGGCCTGGGGTATGCCCTGACTTCCGACCGCGTCTATGCAGGTATCACCACGGCTAAGGGCGAGAGTTTTATCTATCAGATCAATCCGTCAGACCAGAGTATCCGGCTGTTGGCAGCCCTCCCGCCTCAGATTCGCAAGCCTCAAGATCTGGTGGTGAGCGCGGATGGGCTTAGGGTCTATGTCTCGGGTCTGCGCTATGTCCCGGAACCTGCTGCTCAGGTTTGGCCGGTCAACCCGGCTAATGGCGGCGTCGGTTCACCCCTAGGAACCGCCTACGACCCCGCTCGCCCCCAATTGAGTCTGAGTGAAGACGGGAACCGCCTCTACCTCATTGCCGCTGACGACAGCGTTATCACCGTCAACACCCGGACCAACAGCGCCATCGGTAGGCTCAATATTGACCAAGGCAAAATTGTACGCATCCGGGGAGCCGCCGACAACCGCAACCTCTGGGTGAGTACTCGGGAGCCGGATCAGGTAGTTCTCTGGGACCCCTTGGGCGAGAACGCCCCCATCAACCGTCCCCTGGAGCGCCCGCCTTTAGACATCGCTGCCACCCCCGACCAGAAGCAGCTTTTTATCCTCGGTGACAGCGAAAAACAGCCCTACCTAGAAACCCTGGAGCCCAAGGGCACTGCCTTTGAGCCCCGCCATCGAGCCAAGCAGGTGGCGGGCGTCCGCCGGGTCTTTTTGGCAGAGGGGACGCGCAGTAGTTTTGTCCGCTCGGGGCTCAAGCGGGTGGCTGTGCTCGGGTTTGAGACTCAGATCCAGCAGGGTGTCGAACTACCAGACCTGTCGGCGGTCATCTCTGGGGACCTGATGTGGACGCGCCAGTACGAGATCATCCCCCCGCTTCAGGTAAACTCGGTTCTCTCGGCGCTGGATCTCACGCCTCAGCAGGTCCGCAATAGCCCAGAGGTCGTGCGTCAGATCATGCAGGGTCTCAACGCCGATGTCCTGATTGTCGGGGAGCCGGTCAAGATTGAAATCCCCAGCCGCACGCTCGAATCCTTACTCAGCCTCGTCGGGGGCTTGTTTTTGGGCTTCCCCCTGCCGCTTGGGCAGATCAATGTCCCGCGTGTCCTCACCAAAGCCCAAGCCTACGATCCCCAGGGTGGCGTGGTTTGGAAGGCGGATGTCACCAACTTCGACCCAGGGTTTCTCCAGGGCAAGTCGGATATTCTACTCATCAATAACAGCCTCATCATCTCGGCTCACGATATTGCCAACCGCTTCTCCGATGGGGTCTACGACAAGGTAAAGAGCAAAACTTTGTCCAGTGACCCGCCACCGCTGGTCCAGAAAAGAAGTGCCCTCGACCACATTCACACCATCGCCATCTTTGGACCCGATGCTGACTTGAGCACCAGCGACCCCAACAAACCGAGTGAGAGTTTAGGGGCAGTGCTAGCCGAACAGATGCGCACACAATTGGGCTGGCAGGCGGTCACCCCCGACGAAACCCGTCAGCGTCTGCAACAGTTGGGTATCGATCCGGCTCAAGTCCTCTCCACCGACCCGCGCCTGCTCGCCAGCCTGCTCGGGGTGGATGCTATCTGTCTTGGGATCGTGCGCGGCAGTACCTTTTACACAGGCAGTATCATTAATATCGGCATTGGCACCACGGCGGATGTAGTCATCCAGTATCAGATCGTGACAGCTAAAGGGGACTTGGCGTGGCAGGACATCCAGGTCACCAACGTTCCGGGCTATATTGTGGACGAGCGGACCACGGCTGCTCGCAAAGCCGCTGACCTGATGATCACCAAGCTCAAAACTGCAACCCAACCCGTCCCGGTTGTAGCTGCTCCCCAACCCGCTGAACCCAATTCCCCAAAAGCCTCCAGCAAATGA
- a CDS encoding metal ABC transporter solute-binding protein, Zn/Mn family — protein sequence MQFGSGQKVFLFQGLVLALCIFLITACGSPNPGAPPQGVREAGLDPQAEAFLKSEKPKVVATTTILADLIRNVAGENFAVFSILRPGVDPHVYESTPGDSRVISGADLIFSNGLYLEPKLIKVIAATENPAPKITVAEAGNIQPLKPVERSGLFTADPHCWGSPDNAIRYVDTIEKALAQHFPDQKATFAANASRYRRQIQALGGWIKGQIATIPPEKRFLVTSHDAFQYYSKFANLPVLGSILGLSTEEEPSVKKITTLVEKVKKAGAVAVFTETSTSPKLITALARESGVKIGGALYSDSLGIEGSQGDTYLKSMAANTQTIVEALGGTYTAFVPSTP from the coding sequence ATGCAGTTTGGGTCAGGGCAGAAGGTTTTTCTATTCCAGGGGCTGGTTCTGGCCCTGTGCATCTTCTTGATTACGGCCTGTGGCAGCCCCAACCCTGGTGCTCCTCCTCAGGGGGTCCGAGAAGCGGGGTTGGACCCGCAGGCTGAGGCTTTTTTAAAGAGCGAGAAGCCCAAGGTGGTCGCCACGACTACGATTCTTGCTGACCTGATCCGCAATGTGGCTGGGGAGAACTTTGCTGTCTTCAGTATTCTCAGACCGGGCGTGGACCCCCACGTCTACGAATCCACCCCAGGCGATTCCCGCGTGATCTCTGGGGCCGACTTGATCTTCAGCAACGGCCTATACTTGGAGCCCAAGCTCATTAAAGTCATCGCAGCTACCGAGAACCCGGCTCCGAAGATCACCGTAGCTGAAGCGGGGAATATCCAACCGCTCAAGCCTGTGGAGCGCAGCGGTCTATTTACTGCAGACCCCCACTGTTGGGGCTCCCCGGACAATGCCATCCGCTACGTGGACACCATCGAAAAGGCACTTGCACAGCACTTCCCGGACCAAAAAGCGACGTTTGCTGCCAATGCCAGCCGCTACCGCCGACAGATCCAAGCGCTGGGGGGGTGGATCAAGGGCCAGATTGCGACCATTCCGCCTGAGAAGCGTTTTCTGGTGACCTCCCACGATGCCTTCCAGTACTACAGCAAGTTTGCAAACTTACCAGTCCTAGGCTCGATCTTGGGCCTCTCCACCGAGGAGGAGCCCAGCGTAAAGAAAATTACCACGCTGGTGGAAAAGGTCAAAAAAGCAGGGGCGGTCGCGGTCTTCACCGAGACCTCCACCTCGCCTAAGTTAATCACTGCGCTGGCGCGGGAGTCTGGGGTGAAGATTGGAGGTGCGCTGTATTCCGATTCTTTGGGGATCGAGGGAAGTCAGGGGGACACCTATCTCAAGTCGATGGCGGCCAATACTCAGACGATCGTTGAGGCGCTGGGCGGCACCTACACGGCGTTTGTGCCCTCGACGCCCTGA
- a CDS encoding PQQ-dependent sugar dehydrogenase, whose amino-acid sequence MLHQIKLWILGLISWLGILLAPSTHSQETLPLNKIQLPPGFSIGLFANLEGARSLALSPQGTIFVGTRRTGKVYALVDKDRDHRVDKIYTLAQGLNTPNGVALKDGALYVAEINRVLRFDDIEKNLDNPPKPVIITDRFPSDWLHGWKFIRFGPDGRLYVPVGAPCNICERNDERYATIMRMKPDGSELEVFARGIRNSVGFDWQPGTGDLWFTNNGRDNLGDDIPPDTLNRAPRKGLHFGFPYCHAGDIPDPEFGKRRSCSDFTPPTQKLGPHVAALGMRFYTGKQFPADYHNQIFIAEHGSWNRSTPIGYRITLVRLDRNNRPVKYEPFATGWLNKGEILGRPVDLLVAPDGALLVSDDEAGAIYRISYQKPAK is encoded by the coding sequence ATGCTGCACCAAATCAAGCTCTGGATCCTCGGGCTGATTTCATGGTTGGGGATACTCCTGGCACCGTCCACCCACAGCCAAGAAACATTACCCCTGAATAAGATCCAACTGCCACCCGGTTTTAGCATCGGTCTTTTTGCCAACCTAGAGGGCGCACGTTCGCTGGCTCTGAGCCCACAGGGGACGATATTTGTGGGTACGCGCAGGACGGGGAAGGTCTATGCGCTCGTAGATAAAGACCGGGACCATCGGGTGGATAAAATCTATACCCTGGCGCAGGGTCTGAATACACCCAACGGAGTCGCACTCAAGGACGGGGCGCTTTATGTAGCTGAGATAAATCGGGTCTTACGCTTTGATGATATTGAAAAAAATCTGGACAACCCACCCAAACCCGTCATCATAACCGACCGCTTCCCGAGTGACTGGCTCCACGGCTGGAAATTTATCCGCTTTGGGCCAGACGGTAGGCTCTATGTACCCGTGGGTGCACCCTGTAATATTTGTGAACGCAACGATGAGCGCTACGCCACGATCATGCGGATGAAACCGGACGGTAGTGAGCTGGAAGTATTCGCCCGAGGCATCCGCAACTCGGTGGGCTTTGACTGGCAACCAGGGACTGGAGACCTCTGGTTTACCAACAATGGGCGTGACAACTTGGGAGACGACATCCCGCCCGATACCCTCAACCGTGCCCCGCGCAAAGGGCTCCATTTTGGCTTCCCCTACTGCCATGCCGGGGATATTCCCGACCCCGAATTTGGGAAGCGACGCTCCTGCTCGGACTTTACGCCTCCTACCCAAAAGCTCGGTCCCCACGTCGCGGCTCTGGGGATGCGCTTCTACACCGGCAAGCAATTTCCCGCCGACTACCACAACCAGATTTTTATCGCCGAGCACGGCTCCTGGAACCGTAGCACCCCCATCGGCTATCGCATCACGCTGGTACGCCTTGACCGCAACAACCGCCCAGTCAAGTACGAACCTTTTGCCACAGGCTGGCTCAACAAAGGCGAGATTTTGGGTCGTCCAGTGGACCTGCTCGTCGCCCCTGATGGTGCCCTGCTGGTCTCCGACGACGAAGCTGGGGCAATCTACCGCATCAGCTACCAAAAACCGGCGAAGTAA